Within Gemmatimonadota bacterium, the genomic segment CGACGATATGACGCTGACCGATACGGATGCTGGCGGAGATCCGGATCTCGATGTTCAGGCAGATGTCAATGAGGTGGTGGATACCGCTGATTTGCAGGAGGAGGCTGAGGGGGAGGGCGAATCCGAGGAAGTTGGGTATAGCCCCGATGAGGCTTTGATGGGAAAAGATTTGGCCGCTATGTCCGATCGCGAGATTGAGCAGGCTCGAAAGGTGATCCACGAAATTGTGAATATCATTGCCAATCGCCGAAGTCGCAGGCGCGTGCCCGAGAACCGGGGGGCTGAACTGGATTTCAGGCGCACATGGCGGCGCAATGCGCTATATGGTTCTGATGGTGTCGAATTGATGATGAAGCGGCGGCGGATTAAAAAGACCAAGCTGATGTTGTTGTGTGATGTGAGTGGGTCTATGGATTGTTATAGCCGTTTTTTGATTCGTTTTATCTACGCGCTCAAGCGCGAAATCCGAGATGTAGAGGTCGGGGTGTTTTCCACGCGGATGACCGCAATTTCGCGTTTGCTCAAGACAAAGGGTATTGAAGAATCGCTCGTGGAAGTGGCTGATACAGTACACGATTGGGCGGGTGGCACAGATATTGGCGGGTGTTTGCGCGAGTTTAACGACCAGTTTGCACGCGATATGTTGCACTCGCGCACTGTGATGATTATTGTGAGCGATGGTTGGGACCGCGGCGATCCCGATTTGATGCGGCAAGAGATGGCGCGGTTGCGAAAGCGCGTGCATAAGTTGATGTGGCTCAATCCGCTTTTGGGCACGCCGGGATATCAGCCCCTGTGTTTGGGGATGAAGACAGCACTTCCATATCTGGATTATTTTTTGCCCGCACACAATTTGGAGAGTTTGATTCAACTGGCTCGAACACTGCGATCTGTTTGGAAGTAGGGGGATGTTATGGCTGGTCGAGATGTTTTTCAAGAGGCTTTGACCCTGATTTCTCAGGGGGAAAAGGCCGCCTTATCGACGATTGTGTCGAGCAAGGGGTCTTTGCCGATGAGCAAAAAGGCCAAGATGCTCGTGCGTCCCGATGGTAAAATTATAGGTACGGTGGGCGGTGGTTGTTTGGAAGCCGATGTGTGGGCCGAAGCCCGTCATGTGATGGAAATCGAAGCACCGACGTTGCAGAAGTTTATTTTGACGGAAAAACACGCGGGCGAAAATGGCCTCAATTGCGGTGGCAATGTCGAAATTTTTACCGAGCCTTTGTTGCCCGGGCGCGCAGATGATATGCTCGACGAGATTGCTCGGGTTCGCAAAGTGCGCGGTTCGGCTGTGCTGGCAACGCTGGTTTCGGGCGGGGATCAGGTGGGCGCGAAGTTATTGGTTCATCCCGATGGTAGAACAGTGGGGAGTCTGGACAATGACCTCGCCGAAGCCTGTGTGCGCGAAGAGGTGGCGGCTTTTGAGGCGATTCCAGAGAGTTTGCTCAAGGTTATAAAAATTGGCTCGGAACCCGTTGTGGTCTTTTTGGAGTCTATTTGTCCCGAGCCCACGCTGTTTTTATTTGGCGGGGGTCACGTTTCTTTTGCTATTGCACAGATCGCGCATTCGGTCGGATTTCGGATTGTGGTTATTGATGACCGGCCCATGTTTGCCAATAAAGAGCGGTTTCCCATGGCGAGTGAAACGCTGACGTTGGAGATGGAGACGGCTTTTAACCATATAGTTATTGACGATTTGTCTTATGTGGTGGCTGTGACGCGCGGGCACCAGCACGATAAGCCGGTTATCGAGCAGGCGATTGATACCCAGGCGGCGTATATTGGTATGATTGGTAGCCGCCGGAAGATCGCGCTGATGTGGAAAGAGTTTGAAGCCAAAGGCATTCCGAGAGAAAAATTGGATGCGGTTCATGCGCCGATTGGATTGGATATCGGTGCAGATACACCCGAAGAGATTGCCGTGAGTATTGTGTCCGAACTTATACGGGTGCGCCGATCACAGGGAAAGCCCATACATCAGGGTATGTCGCTGTCATCGGTGTGAGAGATCAAATGGTTTATTGTCGGGGGAGAACAAGGAGGTGATGTAGTAGCGTATAGTTGAAAACGATTTTACGTGAGGGGAAGTGACAGGAGCGCGAGAGCGTCTTTAAGTCTGGTTTTCGAAATTTTTTCAGAAGGGAGTT encodes:
- a CDS encoding XdhC family protein, encoding MAGRDVFQEALTLISQGEKAALSTIVSSKGSLPMSKKAKMLVRPDGKIIGTVGGGCLEADVWAEARHVMEIEAPTLQKFILTEKHAGENGLNCGGNVEIFTEPLLPGRADDMLDEIARVRKVRGSAVLATLVSGGDQVGAKLLVHPDGRTVGSLDNDLAEACVREEVAAFEAIPESLLKVIKIGSEPVVVFLESICPEPTLFLFGGGHVSFAIAQIAHSVGFRIVVIDDRPMFANKERFPMASETLTLEMETAFNHIVIDDLSYVVAVTRGHQHDKPVIEQAIDTQAAYIGMIGSRRKIALMWKEFEAKGIPREKLDAVHAPIGLDIGADTPEEIAVSIVSELIRVRRSQGKPIHQGMSLSSV
- a CDS encoding VWA domain-containing protein, yielding MPRTMLGRVVGFSRALHSAGVEVNAGNLIDLCDSFRYINLHNRSDFYAAARATLVSRYDDLETFDEVFRAFWARPILPDDMTLTDTDAGGDPDLDVQADVNEVVDTADLQEEAEGEGESEEVGYSPDEALMGKDLAAMSDREIEQARKVIHEIVNIIANRRSRRRVPENRGAELDFRRTWRRNALYGSDGVELMMKRRRIKKTKLMLLCDVSGSMDCYSRFLIRFIYALKREIRDVEVGVFSTRMTAISRLLKTKGIEESLVEVADTVHDWAGGTDIGGCLREFNDQFARDMLHSRTVMIIVSDGWDRGDPDLMRQEMARLRKRVHKLMWLNPLLGTPGYQPLCLGMKTALPYLDYFLPAHNLESLIQLARTLRSVWK